ACAAATTAACGAAAAAAATATCGAGTTCGTGCATCAAGTAAATGATAAATTGCAAGAATAAGTGCAACATTTACTCGAACTCATCCTCTAGAGCTTCACTAGCAGTTCTGTAAGCTAAACATTTTCGTGGTCGGTGATTGATATCATATAAAGCCTTGGTTCCCAAAGCTTTTTAATGTTATAAACTCATTAAAATAACTCCCAGTTAGATTTGGAATATTTTTTATTCTGTGTCATATAAAAATAAATAAAATGAATGGCTATAGCTAGAGCTAAAATGGTTGTTATACTCACTACTATTATAGGATTAGAAGCAAAGATTAAAGAGAGAATAAAGGCAGCCAGATAGAGTGTCGCTTGGACACAGTAGTAACTTTTCGAATAGCGAAGATAGTGTTTGTTATAGGGCCCATTTACTAGGACAGCAGCTTGAAAGAGGCCAAATCCGATATAAGAGAAGCTGGTTGCAAAGAGACGATTAGCTTCAGGATTCTGAAGAAAACTCATCGATACAATCATCATCATAAGTCCAATGAAAATAGGATAGTGACTGTAAATTAGAAATAGTCCCTTTTGATTAGATTTTTCATCAATAGCATGGTCGAATTGACCAAAATAAAACAAGAACAGAGAAATCATAATAATGAAATAAAGAACCGAATAAATCGAGAAATTCTCGATTGTAAAGAAGTTAGCTAGATTCGTAATCATCTCTCCAAACGTAATAATGACAAGAAGGGAGATGCGCTCGATTAAATGGGGAAGATTTACCTGGTAATGCTTATCTTTATTAAGCAAGATACTTGGCGTAATAAATGTTAGCAGAATACTAGCATAAAGGATATAGACTCCAATGTAAATAGGAAGAAGAGCTGCTAGATAGATTTCTAAACTTCGTAGACCTGTTATCCATAGAAAACCTTTGATACTTTCCCTATGAACATTATCGGTTGATTTTTTAAAAAACTCAACCAAATATTGAAAAAATAAGGTAAGGGTTAATGTACCAATAGCCCAACAGAGATAATGAAAATATTGTTGCCAATCAGGTCCAATCATATTGGCTATAAAGAGTAAAAGTCCCATTTTGATAAACATGATTACCATGTTAAATAAAGAGTTCTTTCCATAGCGATTGGTATAATCGGTTTGAATCATCCAGGAATCGATGAGAAACAAAATAGCAATGAAAAAATCAAGGAAAGAATTCCAAGTCAAAATACCGTTATGAAGATGGTCGATTAAAGTAGTTACTTTTGAAATTGCAAAAACAAAAACTAAGTCATAAAAAAGTTCTGAAAATTCTACACGTTTATGTTTAATAAGAGTTGTCATCTTAAGACCTTTCTATTTTAGAAGTACAATTTATTATAACAGAAAATGGTAATGAGAGAAAAGGAGATGCTTAAATAACTTTATGTGGCGCGAATTGTCAAAACCTTGGAGCACATTTTCACGTACCAGCTTACAGGCGGAGTGTTTGGTGATTGATAATGAAGAATAAGATTTTACAATAGAAAAGCGAGGATATCCTCGCTTTTTTTATTTAATCTAATAGCTCCTTATTTTCAATTAAGAGCTCTAGTGGAGATTTATCTCTTGCTTCAATAAAACCAGGTTCATATTGGGTATGAAGTGTTCTTTTCTGAGAAGTTGGATCAATATACAACTCTTTTCCATCTTCTGTGTATAGTTGGTTGCCTCTTGTTAGGTAAAGTAAATCCTCTAAGTACTGTCCATCAGTATGTAGGAAATGCTCGATGTATTTGACAGCTTTTAAGATTTCACTTACTTTATCAGAGTATTCATTAGATTCAAGAACACTCTTTTCTAACTCAATCTCTTTACTCGTTCCAAAGAGTTGGGTTGGAGTTGCATTAAAATATTCTGCTATCTTATCCAAATTTGCAAAGGTAGGATAGCTTTTTTGTTTTTCGTAATCAGAGATGGACTGTTTACCGATTCCTAATTACCTCAGTCTCTTCAGTCTGTTAATTTTTTTTCGAAAATTTCTCTTTAATACTAGCTTTCAATTTATCAAATTTTTCACGACGAGCTTCTTTTTTATCCGCAATTAAGCGAGCTTTAGCTTGATGCTCTAAATCTTCTTGAATTTTGAGAGCTGACTCTATCTCTGCCGCAACAGTAGCGACATCCCATCTAGCAATGTCAACCTGATACTTTTCAAAAATAGCATTTAAAACAGATTCATCATTTTCTTGTACAAGTGCAATAATAGCTACTTCGCCATTAGTCAACTTTTTACTAACGGTTGTAATTAATGCCGAATTGATCAATTCTTTGTCTGAACCAACGGAGGCGCCAATTGCTCCACCAGTAGCAAAACCAAAGAGAACACCTAGTGGTCCACCTAAAATTCCGATTAAACTACCAATTAATCCGCCTTCGAAATAATCATCTCCTAGGGAATTCATCAAATCAAAGCTATCTTTGACGTTAACAACACCATTTTCAGCTTTTACAATTGAAGCCTGAGCTAATTTTGTATTTTCAGTTTGAACAAACTGTTTTAATTCTGAAAAGGCCTGAAAGGCTTCACTTTCAATATGAAAAATTGAGACAACAACATTTTCCATGGGCTTACACTCCTTTATTACTTTATAGAGATAGAATAAAATCTCCTATATTTAGTAGTACAAACTACTGCTACACAAGGTGAATTGTAGCATACAATAATCTTTTATGCAATATACAATATATTACAAAAAGATTAAATTTTTATTTAAAAACTTATATTCTATAAATTAGGCAATTTTAAAATTTTGATTAAAAAGAAAGATTTAGATAGAGCTGTTGGTAGACTTAGGAAATTTTAAGAACATGCATTAGTTAAATTAAATGGTTCTTTTCAATTAAGTTTTAACTTCTATCTGGTAAGTAAAAGGAAAAATAATACCCGTGGTGCTAGTTAAACTCAAAATACAAGAAAAGCCTAAAAGGACTATACTGTAAGTGACAAAACAAAACAGGAGGATAGTCCAAATGAGCCACTTACATTAGTCCTGTGAAATACAGAACTAAATCCTTCACTTAAATTACTTGTCTAACTTTTTGGGGTCAGTACAAACAGTGCTTTTTTTGTTGAAATCGCAAAGAATCTAAGCTTTCTTTTTGCAGATAACATTCGCTCTTTTATTTTCGGTATGATTGAGTCGATGCCCCGTTCTCGACCGGTTATTATTGCAACTTATCGAATGCTAGAGCACTATGCCATCACTTTTTGGAAGAATACTTGGAGCAATTCTACGCAGAATGGAATGCGAAAAAGTGATAATTAAAGAGACAAAAAAGCTGAGAATATGATTTCCCAGCTTTTTTGAATGCGATAGAAATAGCAACTAGACTATTTACGAAAGACCCCAATAATGTAGGTGAAGCCAGTAACTAAAAATGCAAAGGCAATGACATAAACGACAAAGACACCTGTAGCCACTGGATTGAACAGAATCACTAGACCTAGTAAAAATTCAAGCAAGGCTACCCACGTGATATTGCTACCAATAATAGGGAAAATCAATCCTAGACGATTGCCTTTAAAGAAAGCAATAATGGCTTCTACAATTAACCAAATTCCTACAATGGTCGGAATGACGACCGGCAGGGTCAAAAAGCCATAAGCAACGAGGTAAAGAGCTAAGAGAAGACTAACAAATCCTTGGAAAAGATAAACAGGTGAGCGAAGCTCTTTTGGTGCAGAGAAATAGCCTAAAATAGCTGCTATAGAAGAAACCAGTAAACCAAATGCAATCCACCAGCTGTAAGCAACAAGATTAGCTACTGGGTTTGTAAATAGGAAAAGTCCTAAAAGGACAAAAACAACTCCTGCAAGGAATAGCAGTAAACGATTAGAAAATTTCATTTCAATACCCCCCTATATAGTTATATAGTATAGTATAGTTTGCTAATAAAACTATTGTACTTATTTTTATAGAAAATGTCAATAAAATAAATAAACAATTTGGAAGTTTCAGTCTGACTTACAAAAAGAAAATCGCCCTCATACAGCAAATTATTTTCATCCAAAGAACAACAGATGACAGAAGAGAAATATTTACATACAGAAAAGGACTATCTGGATTTACTTTTAGCAGTAAAGAGAAAATTTGATTACCAACGTTCAATTGTTCCTTATATTGTCTATTTTCTATTAAAAACAGGCATGAGGTTTGGAGAGTTAATAGCGTTAACTTGGAATGAGGTTGATTTTGACAGAGGATTGTTAAAAACATACAGGAGGTATAATACTCTCTCTCATAAGTTTGTTCCACCAAAAAATAAAACGTCTATTCGGATGGTTCCAATAGACGAGGAGTGTATCAAAATTTTGCGCCTTTTACAAACGGAGCAAGAAAGGGCAAACATGGAGTTAGGAATCAAAAATCGATATCGGATGATTTTTCAACATTTTGGATATATTCATTCAGTCCCAGATATCGCAAGTGTCAATAAAGCTTTGAGTGTTCTCTTAAATGAGTTGGACATTTATCCAATTATCACGACAAAAGGAGCACGTCATACCTATGGGAGCTACCTCTGGCACAAAGGATTTGACCTTGGAGTTATCGCAAAAATTCTAGGGCATAGAGATATTTCAATGTTGGTAGAAGTGTACGGACACACTTTAGAAGAGAAAATTTTTGAAGAATTTAATCAAATAAGAGATATTTGGAAAGATTGCTCATAAAAAAATGTGGGGCAGAAAGTGGGGCAAAATGATTTCAGAGCAAGCAAAAAAGCCTACAGAGTAGGCTTTCTTAGTCATACTTTCTATGCCCCCTGCAGGGCTCGAACCTGCGACCCATAGATTAAGAGTCTACTGCTCTACCAACTGAGCTAAGGAGGCAAGAGAAAAAGCTGTATTGGTGCCGGACCTTCACGATTTGTATTGAACCCGCGCAATTAAGCAGGTGGGCAACTCGCTCTAACTGAAGCTGCTTCCGCGTGACACGGCTTGCACGCTGTTAGAAGTCTTTTGTTTCCCTAATAATACAAAAAATAGTCGGTCAACACTTAAGTGTGAAGTCGTACACCACAGCGTTTCTATAATTATAATACCATAAATTTTGAAAAATTCAAGAGAAAAATGTGATTTTTTGCAAACGATGCCATCATTTTTTTAAGTCATCAATCTTATTCTTGGTCAATCCAAGGGCTCGCTCGTATTTGCCATTTTCATTGGGAGTGAAATAATTGGCGTCTTTTATCTTATCGGGCAGGTAGTCCTGCTTGACCCAATTGCCAAGATAGGAGTGAGGGTAGAGATAGTCCTGTGCGTTGCCCAATTCTTTGCTTCCTGCGTAGTGGCCGTCTCGTAAGTGGCGTGGGATGGGCAGATTTCCATTCTTTCTGAGGTCGGCTAAAGCCTTGTCCATAGCCACATAGGCTGAGTTGGACTTGGGCGACAGAGCCAGATCAATAACAATATTGGCAATGAGGATACGGGCTTCAGGAAAGCCGATCCGCTGGGCTGCTTCCAGGGCTGTAACGGTATGGACTTGGGCGTCAGGATTTGCTAGGCCAATATCTTCGTAAGCGATAACGGTCAAGCGTCGAGCTAGGCTAGGCAAGTCTCCTGCCTCAACGAGGCGAGCTGCGTAGTGGAGGCTGGCATTGACATCGGAGCCACGGATGGACTTCTGCAGGGCAGAGAGGACATCGTAATGGCCGTCCCCGTCCTTATCCATGGTGATATAGCTCTTTTGCAGGCTGTTTTCCATGACATCGAGCGTGATGTGACGGATGCCCTTGCTATCTTCTGGGGTAGAGAGTACGGCTAGGTCCAGCGAGTTATAGGCGGAGCGCAGGTCTCCGTTGGTAGAGATAGCGATGAAGTCCAGAGCTTCCTTGTCTAGCTCCACTGGAAAATCAAATCCTCGTTCCTTATCTGTCAAGGCTAACTGAATAGCTGTCCGAATGTCGTCGTTGCTGAGGGGCTCAAGTTCAAATATCTGAACCCGGCTGCGAATAGCGGGTGTCACTGAGAAGAAAGGATTTTCCGTCGTCGCCCCAATCATAATAACCAGCCCACTTTCTAATAGTGGCAGCAGGAAATCTTGCTTGGTCTTGTCCAGACGGTGAATCTCGTCTAGCAGGAGCACCAGTCCGCCGGAAAATTTCGCTTCTTCAGCGATCTCTTGCAGGCGTTTCTTGCTATCTACGGTGGCGTTAAAGGTCCGAAAGGCAAACTTGGTTGTGCCGGCAATAGCCGAGGCGATGGAGGTTTTGCCGATGCCGGGTGGTCCATATAGAATCATCGAGGACAGGCGGTTGGCTTCAACCATGCGGCGGATGATTTTCCCGGGTCCGACCAGATGTTGCTGGCCGATGATCTGATCAATGCTGGTTGGCCGCATGCGCAGGGCGAGGTTTTCTGGCATAAGATTTCCTTTCTGCAAGTGTTTTTCTTGGCTTTTTGTGTTACTATTATAGATAGTAATATTTTATCACAATGAAAAGAGGAAATCATGGCTAAGTACGGTTTTTTAGAGATATTGGACGAGGAAATGGGGAAGAGCTTTCCTTTTGACTATGAGATAAACTGGGACAAGAAGAATCACGCAGTGGAAGTGGCCTTCCTCCTTGAGGTGCAAAATCCCGGCGGTATTGAGACGGTTGATGCTGAGGGTAATGCCTCGGCAGAGGATATTTACTTTGAGGAAGCTGTGCTTTTCTATAATCCGGTCAAGTCTCGTTTTGAGGCCGAGGACTATCTGGCTGCCCTGCCCTATGAGCCTAAAAAGGGGCTGTCACGGGAGTTTCTGGCTTATTTCGTGGATTTTCTAACCCAAACAGCTGAGTCTGGCCTTGATGCGCTCATGGATTTCTTAGCAGATCCAGAGGCAGCAGAGTTTGAGATAGCTTGGAATGCTGAGGCTTTTGAAAATGGCAGAGCAGATGTGATTGAGACGGAGTTTTACCCTTATCCGAGGTATTAGGAGGCGCTGATGGCAAATGCAAAAGGGCTAGATTTATTGCACAAGCAGATGGAGTTTTCTGGCTGCAAGATTGCCTTGCTCTGTGATGATAAGCTACTGACTATCTTGCGAGACGATATTTCAACCATTCCTTGGCCCAATATGTGGGAGTTGCCGGGCGGTGGCCGCGAGGGTGAGGAGACTCCTTTTGAATGTGTTCAACGAGAAGTTTTCGAAGAGCTTGGTTTGAAGCTTGAAGAAGCGGATATTCTCTGGGTTAAGAAATATCAAGGAATGCTTAATCCAGACAAAATTTCTATTTTTATGGTGGGAACTGTCACTCAGGAAGAATTTGCTAGCATTGTCTTTGGCGATGAGGGACAGGCTTATCAGATGATGGATGTGAGTCAGTTCTTATCAGATAAAAAGGTTATTCCGCAGCTGCAGGACAGGTTGAGCGATTATTTGGAGGTACAAGCATGATTCATATTGAACGGGCGGGAGCTGAGGATTTAGAAACCATTATTGCCATTCAGCGGTCGAGTTTTAAGGCCGTTTATGAGAAATATCAGGATCAATACGACCCCTATCTGGAGGAGCGAGAGCGGATTCGATGGAAACTGGTCGAGCGCCCAAATAGTTTTTATTATTTTGTCAGAGACGGCGAGAAGATTCTGGGCTTTATTCGCTTGAATACAAATGATGAACAGACAGCAGGTTGGATTGGAACAGTGGCGATTTTGCCAGAGTACCAGAATAAAGGATATGGCTCTGAGGGGCTTGGCCTGATAGAGGAGACATTCTTCACCATTAGGCAATGGGATTTGTGCACGGTTTTACAAGATAAAGGCATGGTGGCTTTTTATGAGAAAAATGGCTACCATCAGACCCATACTGAGCCTGAAAAAGAGGGCATGGATATGGTTTACATGACGAAGACAATGAAATAAACAAAGAAAGGATCGTTCAGTTAAATTTCTAAACTGAACCTGCCCTAAACACTGTGGCAAAAAGATAAAGTTCTCTTAGACGCAAACGTCGTCAGAGAATTTCCTATTTTGGCTTTGTGTTTTATGGGCTTGGTATCTTAATGATGGACACTTGGCAGGAATTAACGATTGAAGTGAAGCGTGAGGCGGAGGAAGCAGCCTCTAATATTCTGATTGAGCTGGGCAGTCAGGGTGTGGCTATCGATGACAGCGCAGATTATCTAGGGCAGGTTGACCAGTATGGCGAGCTTTTTCCAGAAGTGGAGCAGAGCGAGCGGGTCAAGATTACCGGCTACTACCCAGATTCTGTGGATATAGAGGCCATTGCGGCCCAGGCCAATGAGCGCCTGGCTGAGCTGGATGGTTTTGGCTTGGAGACAGGAGATATTCAGCTGACTCGGCAGGAGCTGGCTGAGGAAGACTGGGCGGACAATTGGAAGAAGTACTTTGAGCCGGCTCGCATTACTCATGATTTGACTATTGTGCCATCATGGACGGACTATGAAGCGACATCTGGTGAGAAGATCATCAAGCTGGATCCTGGCATGGCCTTTGGGACAGGTACTCACCCGACGACCAAGATGAGCCTCTTTGCTCTGGAGCAGGTCCTGCGAGGCGGAGAAACGGTGCTGGATGTAGGCACAGGAAGTGGCGTCCTCTCCATTGCCAGCTCTCTCTTAGGCGCTAAGGACATCTACGCTTATGATTTAGACGAAGTGGCGGTGCGGGTGGCGCAGGAAAATATTGAGCTCAACCCCGGTATGGAGAACATTCATGTAGCGCCAGGTGATCTTCTCCGAGGTGTGGAAATCAAGGCGGACGTCATTGTTGCCAACATCTTGGCCGATATTCTCATCCATCTGACAGAGGATGCCTATCGTCTGGTCAAGGATGAGGGCTATCTGATTATGAGTGGGATTATTTCTGAGAAGTGGGAAATGGTGCGCGAGTCAGCAGAAACGGCAGGATTTTTCTTGGAAACGCATATGATTCAGGGCGAATGGAATGCCTGTGTCTTTAAGAAAACGCAGGACATTTCAGGCGTGATAGGTGGTTAGATGCAGCAGTATTTTATAAAAGGAAGTCCTCAGTCCCCTCTGGTGGTCACGGATAAGGACACGGCCAAACATATGTTTTCAGTCATGCGGCTCAAAGAGGACGACCAAGTCACACTGGTCTTTGATGATGGCGTGAAACGGCTGGCCCGGGTATTGGACCCCAGTCAGCAGAGCTTGGAAATCTTGGAGGAGCTGGCGGACAATACTGAGTTGCCAATTCAAGTGACTATTGCTTCAGGCTTTCCTAAGGGTGATAAGTTGGAATTTATCACTCAAAAGGTAACGGAGCTAGGAGCCTGTGCTCTCTGGGCTTTTCCAGCGGACTGGTCGGTGGCTAAGTGGGATGGCAAAAAGCTAGCTAAAAAGAGCGAAAAGCTAGAGAAAATTGCTCAGGGAGCAGCAGAGCAGAGCAAGCGCAATCTGATTCCTGAGGTTCGGCTCTTTGATAAAAAGACAGACTTTCTGGCGGCCTTGGCAGACTTTGACCGCATCATCGTGGCCTATGAAGAATCGGCCAAAGAAGGAGAAGCTGCAGCTCTAGTCCGGGCTCTGTCAGGCTTGGCAGCCGGCACAAAAGTGCTTTTTATCTTTGGACCGGAGGGTGGTCTCTCGCCAGAGGAAATAGTCGCCTTTAGCCAAGCAGGGGCTGTCTCTGCCGGTCTAGGTCCACGTATCCTGCGGGCTGAAACAGCTCCCCTTTATGCCTTGACAGCAGTCAGTGTTATGCTTGAATTAGAAAAATGAAATCAGCAGACTTCTGCTGATTTCAGATTGAAGACAAAGTCCTTAGAAGACACTTTTCTAAGGGCTTTTCTTTTTGTAAAGTCGTATAATAGAGGTGAGAAGAATTGTGAGGTATTCTCTATGTTTCACAAAGAAAAACCTGATTATCATCGCTGCCAATATGGCTTCTATACGATCGACGAATTGGTCCCAGAGGATCACTTTCTTCGCCAAGTGGATTCAAAGCTTGATTTTGATTTTATCTATGACTTGGTAGAAGACACCTATAGTCCAGATAATGGTCGTCCTAGTCTCGATCCTGTCATGTTAGTCAAAATCCCTTTGATTCAATGTTTTTATGGCATTCGCTCCATGCGCCAAACCATTAAAGATATTGAAGTAAATGTAGCTTATCGTTGGTTTCTTGGACTAAGCTTGGATGACAAGGTCCCTCATTTTACCACCTATGGAAAGAATTACAGTCGTCGTTTTCAAGATAAAGAATTAATTTCAGAGATATTTTCGCGAGTGCTCCATCAAGCTTTATGTGCTGGCTTAATTGATCCTTCGGAACTATTTGTGGATGGTACTCACATCAAAGCGGCAGCTAACAGTCACAAATATCGTAAGAAAATGGTTGCCCAACAAGCTAAATTTATGAGTGAGCAATTGGAAGTTGAGATTGATTTAGATAGGAGGAAACATGAAAAAAAGTCCTTAAAGCCCGCAAAAGAAAGCGAGGCTAAAGAAAAGAAAATCTCAAGGACAGACCCAGAGAGTGGCTGGTTCCACAAGGGTCAACACAAGGAAGTATTTGCCTATTCTGCCCAGGTAGCTTGTGACAAGCATGGTTGGGCACTAGCTTATAGTGTTGAAGCAGGAAATGTACACGATAGTCAGGCTTTCCCTGCCCTTTTTTCAAAGATAGAAGCTTTCTCCCCACGCTACATTATTGCGGACTCAGGCTATAAGACCCCAGCTATTGCTCATTATTTATTAGAGCGAAACATCATCCCTGTCTTTCCCTATACCCGCCCCAAGGGTGTAAAAGGGAACTTAAGGCCCGGTGATTTTGTTTATGATGCCTTCTATGACTGTTACCTCTGCCCAGAGAACCAAGTGTTAACCTATCGCACGACGACCCGAGCAGGCTACCGTGAGTATAAGAGTGATCCAAAAGTATGTGTCGCCTGTCCCCTATCATCAGTTTGTACCCAGAGCCAGAATCAGCAGAAAGTCATCACAAGACATGTATGGAAAGATGACCTTGAATTTTGTGAAGAGATTCGCCACAAAAGAGGGATGAAGGAGCTTTATAAGAAGCGCAAGGAAACAATTGAGCGACTCTTTGGGACTGCTAAGGAATATCATAACTTGAGATACACCAGAGAGAAAGGAAAGTCCAAAATGGAAGATAAGGTTGGGCTTACTTTGGCGTGTTTGAATCTTAAAAAACTAGTAAAAATGAGGGTGGACAAGCCTTTTTATTTTGTTCAAATGACCATTATTCTATCAAAAGATGAAATATTAGCCTGACAAACAGAAAAAGACAAACACCATTTGGAATGTTTGTCTTCAATCTGAAATCAGCAGACTTCTGCTGATT
Above is a window of Streptococcus cristatus ATCC 51100 DNA encoding:
- a CDS encoding low temperature requirement protein A, encoding MTTLIKHKRVEFSELFYDLVFVFAISKVTTLIDHLHNGILTWNSFLDFFIAILFLIDSWMIQTDYTNRYGKNSLFNMVIMFIKMGLLLFIANMIGPDWQQYFHYLCWAIGTLTLTLFFQYLVEFFKKSTDNVHRESIKGFLWITGLRSLEIYLAALLPIYIGVYILYASILLTFITPSILLNKDKHYQVNLPHLIERISLLVIITFGEMITNLANFFTIENFSIYSVLYFIIMISLFLFYFGQFDHAIDEKSNQKGLFLIYSHYPIFIGLMMMIVSMSFLQNPEANRLFATSFSYIGFGLFQAAVLVNGPYNKHYLRYSKSYYCVQATLYLAAFILSLIFASNPIIVVSITTILALAIAIHFIYFYMTQNKKYSKSNWELF
- a CDS encoding helix-turn-helix domain-containing protein, yielding MGKQSISDYEKQKSYPTFANLDKIAEYFNATPTQLFGTSKEIELEKSVLESNEYSDKVSEILKAVKYIEHFLHTDGQYLEDLLYLTRGNQLYTEDGKELYIDPTSQKRTLHTQYEPGFIEARDKSPLELLIENKELLD
- a CDS encoding DUF1269 domain-containing protein, translating into MENVVVSIFHIESEAFQAFSELKQFVQTENTKLAQASIVKAENGVVNVKDSFDLMNSLGDDYFEGGLIGSLIGILGGPLGVLFGFATGGAIGASVGSDKELINSALITTVSKKLTNGEVAIIALVQENDESVLNAIFEKYQVDIARWDVATVAAEIESALKIQEDLEHQAKARLIADKKEARREKFDKLKASIKEKFSKKN
- a CDS encoding DUF308 domain-containing protein, giving the protein MKFSNRLLLFLAGVVFVLLGLFLFTNPVANLVAYSWWIAFGLLVSSIAAILGYFSAPKELRSPVYLFQGFVSLLLALYLVAYGFLTLPVVIPTIVGIWLIVEAIIAFFKGNRLGLIFPIIGSNITWVALLEFLLGLVILFNPVATGVFVVYVIAFAFLVTGFTYIIGVFRK
- a CDS encoding replication-associated recombination protein A — its product is MPENLALRMRPTSIDQIIGQQHLVGPGKIIRRMVEANRLSSMILYGPPGIGKTSIASAIAGTTKFAFRTFNATVDSKKRLQEIAEEAKFSGGLVLLLDEIHRLDKTKQDFLLPLLESGLVIMIGATTENPFFSVTPAIRSRVQIFELEPLSNDDIRTAIQLALTDKERGFDFPVELDKEALDFIAISTNGDLRSAYNSLDLAVLSTPEDSKGIRHITLDVMENSLQKSYITMDKDGDGHYDVLSALQKSIRGSDVNASLHYAARLVEAGDLPSLARRLTVIAYEDIGLANPDAQVHTVTALEAAQRIGFPEARILIANIVIDLALSPKSNSAYVAMDKALADLRKNGNLPIPRHLRDGHYAGSKELGNAQDYLYPHSYLGNWVKQDYLPDKIKDANYFTPNENGKYERALGLTKNKIDDLKK
- a CDS encoding DUF3013 family protein encodes the protein MAKYGFLEILDEEMGKSFPFDYEINWDKKNHAVEVAFLLEVQNPGGIETVDAEGNASAEDIYFEEAVLFYNPVKSRFEAEDYLAALPYEPKKGLSREFLAYFVDFLTQTAESGLDALMDFLADPEAAEFEIAWNAEAFENGRADVIETEFYPYPRY
- a CDS encoding NUDIX hydrolase, translating into MANAKGLDLLHKQMEFSGCKIALLCDDKLLTILRDDISTIPWPNMWELPGGGREGEETPFECVQREVFEELGLKLEEADILWVKKYQGMLNPDKISIFMVGTVTQEEFASIVFGDEGQAYQMMDVSQFLSDKKVIPQLQDRLSDYLEVQA
- a CDS encoding GNAT family N-acetyltransferase; amino-acid sequence: MIHIERAGAEDLETIIAIQRSSFKAVYEKYQDQYDPYLEERERIRWKLVERPNSFYYFVRDGEKILGFIRLNTNDEQTAGWIGTVAILPEYQNKGYGSEGLGLIEETFFTIRQWDLCTVLQDKGMVAFYEKNGYHQTHTEPEKEGMDMVYMTKTMK
- the prmA gene encoding 50S ribosomal protein L11 methyltransferase; this encodes MDTWQELTIEVKREAEEAASNILIELGSQGVAIDDSADYLGQVDQYGELFPEVEQSERVKITGYYPDSVDIEAIAAQANERLAELDGFGLETGDIQLTRQELAEEDWADNWKKYFEPARITHDLTIVPSWTDYEATSGEKIIKLDPGMAFGTGTHPTTKMSLFALEQVLRGGETVLDVGTGSGVLSIASSLLGAKDIYAYDLDEVAVRVAQENIELNPGMENIHVAPGDLLRGVEIKADVIVANILADILIHLTEDAYRLVKDEGYLIMSGIISEKWEMVRESAETAGFFLETHMIQGEWNACVFKKTQDISGVIGG
- a CDS encoding 16S rRNA (uracil(1498)-N(3))-methyltransferase — encoded protein: MQQYFIKGSPQSPLVVTDKDTAKHMFSVMRLKEDDQVTLVFDDGVKRLARVLDPSQQSLEILEELADNTELPIQVTIASGFPKGDKLEFITQKVTELGACALWAFPADWSVAKWDGKKLAKKSEKLEKIAQGAAEQSKRNLIPEVRLFDKKTDFLAALADFDRIIVAYEESAKEGEAAALVRALSGLAAGTKVLFIFGPEGGLSPEEIVAFSQAGAVSAGLGPRILRAETAPLYALTAVSVMLELEK
- a CDS encoding IS1182 family transposase, whose amino-acid sequence is MFHKEKPDYHRCQYGFYTIDELVPEDHFLRQVDSKLDFDFIYDLVEDTYSPDNGRPSLDPVMLVKIPLIQCFYGIRSMRQTIKDIEVNVAYRWFLGLSLDDKVPHFTTYGKNYSRRFQDKELISEIFSRVLHQALCAGLIDPSELFVDGTHIKAAANSHKYRKKMVAQQAKFMSEQLEVEIDLDRRKHEKKSLKPAKESEAKEKKISRTDPESGWFHKGQHKEVFAYSAQVACDKHGWALAYSVEAGNVHDSQAFPALFSKIEAFSPRYIIADSGYKTPAIAHYLLERNIIPVFPYTRPKGVKGNLRPGDFVYDAFYDCYLCPENQVLTYRTTTRAGYREYKSDPKVCVACPLSSVCTQSQNQQKVITRHVWKDDLEFCEEIRHKRGMKELYKKRKETIERLFGTAKEYHNLRYTREKGKSKMEDKVGLTLACLNLKKLVKMRVDKPFYFVQMTIILSKDEILA